A stretch of DNA from Atribacterota bacterium:
GCACTTTCCCCCAGTAACCGTACATTATTATCACATCCCTTTCTACTTTATTCTAGAATATTATTTTTAGCAATTCTGTATTTATATTCTTTTTATTGACTACATCATATAAGTATATTTTTTATATTAAATTAAATGTTTTATTTTATAATGGGTATAATATAAATAATTTAAAAAATTCTTTACTCGAGCTGTTCCAACCTGCTCTGTAATAGTAAAGAAATAGCAACTAATATGACTAAAATCAGGCTTATTGGTCTGGTGAAAAATGAGATAATTAAACTGGGAAAACTGCCAGTAATAATTAACGCCTGTCTAAAATTAATTTCCACCATAGGACCTAAAATAATTCCTAAAATCATGGGGCTAACAGGGTAACCGGATTTTTCAAAAAAATAGCCTATCAAACCAAAGATAAACATAAATAATACATCAGTTAACTTATTCTGTAGAGCAAAAGACCCCACAATACATAGAACAGGAATGAAAGCAATTAAATACCATTTAGGTAAATTTAACATCTTTATCATGGCATTGCTGCCAACAATGCCAATAAAATAGGAAAAAATCATTCCAGCGATAACAAATATAGCTATCAGATAAAAATAACTTCTTTCGGTTAACATAAATGTCGGTCCTGGTAATAAACCATGAAGATAAAAAGCACCTAAAATCACAGCAGTTACCGAATCACCTGGGATTCCCAGTGTTAACATTGTGGTAAGAGCACCACCAACAGCTGCCTTATTAGCTACCTCAGGAGCTATTACCCCTTCATAAGCGCCTTCTCCAAATGGTCTGCTTGGCTTTTTTATAATATTCTTAAGAAAACCATAAGAAACCAGGGCTCCTACGTCTCCACCAGTGCCTGGAAGCAGTCCGATGATAGCTCCAATTGGTGCAGATATTAACCATCGGATGTTTAATTTTTTAAGTAAATCAAATCTGGGCAATAATTTAGACATCTTGTATCCTTCAATATCTAATTTAAAACCTGATTTTTTACTGGTTAACTGCACAAAAACCTCTTTCATACCAAATAGTCCTATCATAGCAACAACATAATGGATTCCTCCACTGAAAAGTGGTATAGCCATTGTAAATCTCATTAATCCGGTAATCGGATCCATTCCTATCATCCCTATAAATATACCTATAACAGCACTGATAAGTCCTTTCCTAATATTTCCTTTACTTAAAACAGCAACCAGAGTTAAACCCCATACTGTTAAAACAAAGTATTCCTGTGCCCCAAAACGAAGGGCATATGCTCCGATAATAGGACCCAAAATAACAAAAAAGAGCACCCCAAATAATCCTCCTATTAAACTGCTAAAAAGGGCAAATCCCAATGCCGTATCTGCTTCTCCTTTTTGTTTGAGTGGAAATCCATCAAAGGTTGTAGCAACAGCAGCAGCTGTTCCAGGAATATTGATAGTAATAGCTGATATGGCTCCGCCTAAAACACCACCACAAAAAGCACCGATAATGAAAGAGAGGGCCTCTACCATAGGCCACCCAAAAGTTAAAGAAACTACCAGGGCAGCTGTCATAGTCACGGTTAACCCTGGCATGGCACCCATAACTAAGCCAACTATAACACCTACTAAATTATAAAGTAATAGTATAACCATAGAAATCCCTAATCCCTTTCCATTTTAAGGCAAAATAACCTCAAAAATTCCATAAAATACATAGTAAATAAGAGGAATTGTTATTGCAGTGGCAAGCGCTGATTTTGTTAATTTATAAACAAATTTATCCGATTCATTAACCACTACCATAATAACAAACATATATAAGCCAGTAGCGATGATAAAATGAAACCTAGGTAAAATATAAACATAGATTATGCTTATTACGGTAAAGATGAAAATATCCAGTAATTCTTTTGTCTGAATAATATTGTTTGAATTTTTTTGCAGCACATCCTGTGTTTTAGAATAAGAAAAGAAATTTAAAATCTTTTTAATTTCATTTCTCAATTCAAAGATGAAATTTATAATTAAGGTAAAAAACACTAAAAAAGGAAATATTAATGGGGAATCTACTGTAAATAACTTAATACCTTGTTGAAGATATTTCCCGCTTATATCAAAATAGACAATAGTAATAACCAAAGCTACAAATAAAAGTGAAATCACTCTATAGAATATTCTATTTTCCTGGTTATCGTTCATAATTTAAGCCATCCTATTTATTTGATTTACTCTCATCTTTACTAATTGCTTCCTGGGGGCAGGTCTCTATACAGGTAAAACACTCCATACATAAATCATGGTCTATAATAGCATATTCATTGCCATCAGAAAGCGTGATAGCCTCAACCGGACATACTGAAGTACATACGCCACACCCTATGCATTTTTCTTTATTCACTTCTACCATCTGCAAATCTTACCTTTCTAAATAATCTAAGAACAGTTTAAGGGCACATTAAAGGGAAAATATATCAATAACAATTATTTTATTTCTCTAATTTCTTTAAAAGTTCCAAATTTTTAATTCCAAACTTTGTTGGAGAATGAGCAGCAGCTCCTGCATTGTAAAGTAGCCAGGCAGCTTTCGCAGTCCAGTCTTCCAGGTATTCAATCGCTCCCTCTCCACTGTAATTAATTCTGGTTAAATATAGATTATTGGTATAATCAATCCAGCGCTGGTCAACAATCACCTTTTCCATAGCTTCCTTCAATACATCAATGACTTCCTGTGGAGTACCCTTTTTAACAAAAGGACCAAAATACGGTCCATAAGGTAAATCTTCCTGTAATTCAGGATAAATCTGTCCTATCGGTCGTATCTCTTCTAAGCCAGGTATCGGTATATTGGTGAAAGAAGCCAGTATCTTCAGTTGACCTCCTTGATGTGCAGAAACCATGGATTGTACCATTTCGATAGTAGCATCTACCTGAGCACCCATAACTGCAGTAATAGCTGGTGCTCCTCCTTGATAGGGAACAAAGGTAAACTCACAGCCTAATTTTTGTTGCAACATCAATCCTGAAACATGTGGAACGGTTCCTGGTCCAGCAGTACCTATTCTCAATTTACCAGGATTTTCCTGCGCATATTGAACAAATTCCTCTGCTGAATTAAATTGTGACTTAGGTGGAACTGCCAGCACTGGTGTGGCTTCTGCTACTAATTTTACACAATCAAAATCTCTTAGTGGTGACATATCCATGGTACCCATAGTCTGCCATACTGACATAATTTCTGAGCCATAATAGAAAGTATAGCCATCAGCTGGTTGATCCAAAACATGTTTAGCTGCTGTTGCACCTGCTGCTCCGGGCATATTAGTTATAGCAATTCCTACTCCCAATAT
This window harbors:
- a CDS encoding tripartite tricarboxylate transporter substrate binding protein — its product is MKRLSLLIILVVLTVFSLNLTSLAAYPERNINCVVGFSPGGPTDVIARGSVPILQEILGVGIAITNMPGAAGATAAKHVLDQPADGYTFYYGSEIMSVWQTMGTMDMSPLRDFDCVKLVAEATPVLAVPPKSQFNSAEEFVQYAQENPGKLRIGTAGPGTVPHVSGLMLQQKLGCEFTFVPYQGGAPAITAVMGAQVDATIEMVQSMVSAHQGGQLKILASFTNIPIPGLEEIRPIGQIYPELQEDLPYGPYFGPFVKKGTPQEVIDVLKEAMEKVIVDQRWIDYTNNLYLTRINYSGEGAIEYLEDWTAKAAWLLYNAGAAAHSPTKFGIKNLELLKKLEK
- a CDS encoding tripartite tricarboxylate transporter permease, with protein sequence MVILLLYNLVGVIVGLVMGAMPGLTVTMTAALVVSLTFGWPMVEALSFIIGAFCGGVLGGAISAITINIPGTAAAVATTFDGFPLKQKGEADTALGFALFSSLIGGLFGVLFFVILGPIIGAYALRFGAQEYFVLTVWGLTLVAVLSKGNIRKGLISAVIGIFIGMIGMDPITGLMRFTMAIPLFSGGIHYVVAMIGLFGMKEVFVQLTSKKSGFKLDIEGYKMSKLLPRFDLLKKLNIRWLISAPIGAIIGLLPGTGGDVGALVSYGFLKNIIKKPSRPFGEGAYEGVIAPEVANKAAVGGALTTMLTLGIPGDSVTAVILGAFYLHGLLPGPTFMLTERSYFYLIAIFVIAGMIFSYFIGIVGSNAMIKMLNLPKWYLIAFIPVLCIVGSFALQNKLTDVLFMFIFGLIGYFFEKSGYPVSPMILGIILGPMVEINFRQALIITGSFPSLIISFFTRPISLILVILVAISLLLQSRLEQLE
- a CDS encoding 4Fe-4S binding protein, whose amino-acid sequence is MVEVNKEKCIGCGVCTSVCPVEAITLSDGNEYAIIDHDLCMECFTCIETCPQEAISKDESKSNK
- a CDS encoding tripartite tricarboxylate transporter TctB family protein, which codes for MNDNQENRIFYRVISLLFVALVITIVYFDISGKYLQQGIKLFTVDSPLIFPFLVFFTLIINFIFELRNEIKKILNFFSYSKTQDVLQKNSNNIIQTKELLDIFIFTVISIIYVYILPRFHFIIATGLYMFVIMVVVNESDKFVYKLTKSALATAITIPLIYYVFYGIFEVILP